Proteins encoded together in one Salarias fasciatus chromosome 17, fSalaFa1.1, whole genome shotgun sequence window:
- the dnai7 gene encoding dynein axonemal intermediate chain 7, whose translation MIFDILIGLKSSKKRRKGTKAQKAKQQQEEEERRLREEEEARLQAEREEQERLEREKREKELESLELKDQERRDGELNELCHLLEENHIAVTKWKTEAAETAKWQKYLHCDAEPDPTVQQEMNTFISLWRDSKEVVVTSVLKECKLVLQLVDELRGLLSEAADPQEGQKAQEALMNLQELLHFKHLQTTEDILKTANRHVDTETGNMQTVIQDDNVTLCLWANLSKNPRFKGLTFKEVGLGFELPKQLAVSSVAVRILHTRYDHLSLVSRVTHMTTRTSSSRSLVGSEAVSEEVDSSEPKENEEAKENSDERQQTVEEEVQSEGRKSAASAQSRKSSAQSAEGKKSQIETQMEALGAGEDLLSSSVQLGPRHGGDPVVDLNRFSPLGGVFFYDVFHLPPQAHQLLHTGLEEFPYPSEQPGSDGDGAPVGASVKLPDTVIFLQTPQVARWDPAGKQWRTDGIADVCHEEAEARVSFKMDSFQAFVLMQETHANLPFQKWELRPLGQNSALLTISGALLDLSITVQDNQCMLQSEQERGPAHLLGRWMSCAALQKAMLDAGVNIFVSEFTDKYVINCGKDPLTEHTAYEQMALFASACAFSWSRWNAKCGAEHLVLQACEHRGPDPVPQDSWSLYLLGAQRTQKLQITEASEVFSPDHRPGSEFHSTFIHMLQDDMSPEGVAITRTSHHLFVHTVQSLLCSTRLLMYAQ comes from the exons AGGAAGCCCGGCTCCAGGCAGAGAGGGAAGAACAGGAGAGACTGGAAAGGgagaagagggagaaggagcTCGAGAGTCTTGAGCTCAAG GACCAAGAGCGCAGAGATGGTGAGTTGAATGAACTGTGCCATCTGCTGGAGGAGAATCATATTGCAGTGACCAAATGGAAGACTGAAGCTGCCGAGACAGCCAAG TGGCAGAAGTATTTGCACTGTGATGCTGAACCGGACCCAACAGTGCAGCAGGAGATGAACACATTTATCAGCTTATGGAGGGACAGCAAAGAGGTCGTCGTCACATCTGTGCTCAAGGAATGCAAGCTTGTTCTGCAG CTGGTAGATGAGCTGAGAGGGCTGCTGAGCGAAGCTGCAGATCCGCAGGAGGGCCAGAAGGCTCAGGAGGCCCTCATGAAcctgcaggagctcctccaCTTCAAACACCTTCAGACCACTGAGGACATTCTGAAG ACAGCCAACAGACACGTTGACACTGAAACGGGCAACATGCAGACTGTGATCCAGGACGACAACGTCACTCTGTGTCTCTGGGCCAACCTCAGCAAGAACCCAAG GTTCAAAGGCCTAACCTTCAAGGAGGTCGGCCTCGGCTTTGAGCTCCCCAAGCAGCTGGCTGTGAGCAGCGTGGCCGTCCGGATCCTCCACACGCGTTATGACCACCTCTCCTTGGTTTCCAGGGTCACTCATATGACAACGCGCACGTCCAGCAGCAG GTCTCTGGTCGGGTCGGAGGCAGTTTCAGAGGAAGTCGATTCATCTGAGCCGAAAGAAAACGAGGAGGCGAAAGAAAACAGTGATGAGCGTCAGCAGACGGTGGAAGAGGAGGTGCAGTCAGAGGGCAGGAAG AGTGCAGCCAGTGCGCAGTCGAGGAAAAGCAGTGCGCAGTCTGCGGAGGGGAAGAAAAGCCAGATAGAGACACAGATGGAGGCACTTGGTG CTGGGGAAGACTTGCTCTCCTCCTCGGTGCAGCTCGGGCCGAGGCACGGCGGCGACCCGGTGGTGGATTTGAATCGATTCTCCCCTCTCGGCGGCGTCTTCTTCTATGACGTTTTCCACCTCCCACCCCAAGCTCACCAG ctgctACACACTGGGTTAGAAGAGTTTCCTTACCCCTCTGAGCAGCCCGGCTCGGATGGCGACGGCGCTCCCGTTGGAGCGTCTGTGAAGTTGCCTGACACCGTTATCTTCCTGCAAACGCCACAAGTGGCTCGCTGGGATCCTGCAG GGAAGCAGTGGAGGACGGACGGCATCGCCGACGTGTGCCACGAGGAGGCCGAGGCCAGAGTGTCCTTCAAGATGGATTCCTTTCAGGCGTTTGTCCTGATGCAGGAAACCCACGCCAACCTTCCCTTCCAGAAGTGGGAGCTCCGGCCGCTGGGCCAGAACTCCGCGCTCCTCACCATCAGCGGGGCGCTGCTGGACCTCAGCATCACCGTTCAG GATAACCAGTGTATGCTACAGTCAGAGCAAGAgagaggccccgcccaccttctGGGGAGGTGGATGAGCTGCGCGGCCCTGCAGAAAGCCATGCTCGACGCAGGGGTCAACATCTTCGTCAGTGAATTCACagacaaatacgtcatcaactGTGGCAAG GACCCTCTCACGGAGCACACTGCCTACGAGCAGATGGCCCTCTTCGCCTCTGCCTGTGCGTTCTCCTGGAGCAGGTGGAACGCCAAATGCGGTGCGGAacacctggtcctgcag GCGTGCGAGCATCGCGGCCCCGACCCCGTGCCTCAGGACTCGTGGAGTCTGTACCTGCTGGGAGCCCAGAGGACTCAGAAGCTGCAGATCACGGAGGCGAGCGAGGTCTTCTCTCCAGATCATCGTCCCGGGAGCGAGTTCCACTCCACCTTCATCCACATGCTGCAGGACGACATGAGCCCCGAAGGCGTCGCCATTACCAGAACCTCCCATCACCTGTTCGTGCACACGGTGCAGAGCCTGCTGTGCTCCACCAGACTGCTCATGTACGCACAGTAg